A window of Selenomonas ruminantium subsp. lactilytica TAM6421 contains these coding sequences:
- a CDS encoding flagellin yields the protein MSINSVLNSSLNQLNRAQSVQNASLQRIATGSKHSSAANGASEYAIAQKMQYNLGAVRQSTNNTQTTNSMLNVASGAINNTVSSLSSLKETLLNAANGSNGDYDRAALQETVNQTLSQINSNAQQANYNGKNLLDGSQTLTVAGVDGYESVSLGDMSTKGLGLTDSQGNSKVDVTNPDSLASALETVDSALNAALDQATAIGAAQQGMGYQADNYTTMEENLQASLSTSDDADLAAESVTNASAKAQSQAALWAVKQGMQSMTQQMLGTLNNHSRGAAFGMLS from the coding sequence ATGAGTATCAACAGTGTGTTGAACAGCTCGCTGAATCAGCTGAACCGTGCCCAAAGCGTACAGAATGCCAGCTTGCAGCGCATCGCTACGGGTTCCAAGCATTCCAGTGCGGCCAATGGCGCTTCTGAATATGCCATTGCGCAAAAGATGCAGTACAATCTGGGTGCAGTACGTCAGTCCACCAACAACACCCAGACGACTAACTCCATGCTGAATGTGGCCAGCGGTGCCATCAATAATACCGTGAGTTCCCTGTCCAGTCTCAAGGAGACGTTGCTCAACGCGGCCAATGGCAGCAATGGGGATTACGATCGGGCTGCGCTGCAGGAGACGGTGAATCAGACACTGTCCCAGATCAACAGCAATGCCCAGCAGGCTAATTACAATGGCAAGAACCTGCTGGACGGCAGCCAGACGCTGACAGTGGCCGGTGTTGACGGCTATGAGAGCGTATCCCTGGGGGATATGAGCACCAAGGGGCTGGGCCTTACGGACAGCCAGGGCAACAGCAAGGTGGATGTGACGAATCCGGATTCGCTGGCCAGCGCGCTGGAGACGGTGGATTCGGCTTTGAATGCCGCCTTGGATCAGGCAACCGCCATCGGTGCGGCACAGCAGGGCATGGGTTATCAGGCTGATAACTACACCACCATGGAGGAAAACCTCCAGGCCTCCCTGTCCACCAGTGACGATGCGGATCTGGCCGCAGAATCCGTCACCAATGCCAGCGCCAAAGCACAGAGCCAGGCGGCTTTGTGGGCGGTAAAACAGGGCATGCAGAGCATGACGCAGCAGATGCTGGGCACTCTCAACAACCACAGCCGCGGCGCGGCCTTCGGGATGTTGAGCTGA
- a CDS encoding beta strand repeat-containing protein has product MENVRLLGGRVTMSFGDSVIDSPKTAYVGALAGKNAGTIRNVTSTVAVTGKTNDDVSLIDLSQASDGIRLYAGGLVGENSGKIRAAGTEGAVSTSLNADNIGAMGNPVFLGTGGIAGSNVADGSIAEAYHATGNISATITAGMMVDSNSNAAGIQVGGIAGANAGTLQDIYNTAPVSGNITASRMINMDQGSLYAGGIAGNNSGTLANAYSTETGSVAATASRRVELGNKNGGAITGSGSGTSTKAYSENLTAAATFAAWGDSISQDGQSRTAVWRIYDGKTTPLLTAFMTPLDLSGYSVTYDGNAYGLVPGYVNTNLLEGYTDALAAKHTDAGKYEYDTSGLYSTQQGYNIITPADNKAYVEIISKFVTLDIDFDTIKKEYDGTTNATITQTVFNLKGVNDADKDKVAVTTENPAATFDNPNVGTEHVITYTGFGLSGELAGNYQLKETLTGAGEITAKALTIGNVTKVYDGNTTAAITLDNLNGIVDADKTALSLGAGVTAAYDTKNAGTGKTVNYSGLTLGGDKAGNYSLAAEGSISNASITARDITATVADLSPKTYDGQTAVNNVTAILDNTVEGDAISATASGSYADKNAGTDKAVTYNSFTLSGADKDNYNLTTTSYTGKGSITARDITATVADLDAKTYDGQTAVNNIAATLNNTVEGDAISATASGSYADKNAGTDKEVTYNSFTLSGADKGNYNLTTTSYTGKGSITARDITATVADLDAKTYDGQTAVNNVTAILDNTVEGDAISATASGSYADKNAGTDKAVTYNSFTLSGADKDNYNLTTTSYAGKGSITARDITATVADLDAKVYDGQTAVNNIAATLNNTVEGDTVSATASGSYADKNAGTDKAVTYNSFTLSGADKDNYNLTTTSYAGKGSITTAPITFKANDYTKTYDGNTDAPGATYSITQGQLFDGDQASGGTFAFTDANIGTGKTLTLSDITIADGNEGRNYAITYQNSTNSTIKFSDSGNSLQQFEEATHVTDPNVQSKAATAAPDAPADNSEAPKADSDGLLTLENNGVNAPDSMDTEAIAAQQQGENASTDKKRQKAENNE; this is encoded by the coding sequence GTGGAAAATGTACGCCTGCTGGGTGGCCGTGTTACGATGAGCTTTGGGGATAGTGTAATAGACTCTCCGAAAACAGCTTATGTGGGCGCCCTGGCGGGGAAGAATGCCGGAACCATCCGCAATGTAACCAGCACGGTGGCCGTGACGGGGAAAACAAATGATGATGTTAGTCTTATTGATTTAAGTCAAGCATCCGATGGTATCCGCCTTTATGCAGGCGGGCTGGTGGGCGAGAACAGCGGCAAAATCCGTGCAGCCGGTACGGAGGGCGCTGTCAGCACCAGCCTTAACGCAGATAATATTGGCGCAATGGGAAACCCCGTATTCCTGGGAACAGGCGGGATTGCCGGCAGCAATGTGGCTGATGGGAGCATTGCGGAAGCGTACCATGCCACGGGAAATATCTCTGCGACTATAACTGCTGGAATGATGGTTGATTCCAATTCCAATGCCGCAGGGATTCAGGTGGGCGGCATTGCCGGGGCAAATGCGGGCACCTTGCAGGATATCTATAATACCGCTCCGGTGTCAGGCAATATAACGGCAAGTAGGATGATAAACATGGACCAAGGGAGCCTTTACGCTGGCGGCATTGCGGGGAATAACAGTGGCACGCTTGCCAATGCGTATAGCACAGAAACAGGAAGTGTTGCGGCGACAGCAAGTAGGAGGGTTGAGTTGGGGAACAAGAACGGCGGCGCAATTACCGGCAGCGGCAGCGGCACTTCCACCAAAGCTTACAGCGAAAATCTTACAGCGGCGGCTACCTTCGCCGCATGGGGCGACTCCATTTCCCAAGATGGGCAAAGCCGCACTGCTGTATGGCGCATCTATGATGGCAAGACCACGCCCCTGCTCACCGCCTTTATGACGCCCCTGGATTTATCCGGTTACAGCGTCACCTATGATGGCAATGCGTATGGGCTGGTGCCCGGTTACGTAAATACGAATCTGTTGGAAGGCTATACCGATGCTCTGGCAGCGAAACATACCGATGCGGGGAAATACGAGTATGACACCTCCGGCCTTTATTCCACTCAGCAGGGGTACAATATCATCACGCCTGCTGACAACAAGGCCTATGTGGAGATTATCTCGAAATTCGTGACGCTGGATATTGACTTTGACACCATCAAGAAAGAATACGATGGCACCACCAATGCCACGATTACCCAGACGGTGTTCAACCTGAAGGGCGTCAACGATGCGGATAAGGACAAGGTCGCCGTCACCACGGAGAATCCTGCGGCCACCTTTGACAATCCCAATGTGGGCACAGAACATGTCATCACCTATACCGGCTTTGGCCTGTCCGGGGAGCTGGCGGGGAACTATCAGCTGAAAGAAACCCTCACGGGCGCAGGCGAAATCACGGCCAAAGCCCTGACCATTGGCAATGTCACCAAGGTTTACGATGGCAATACAACTGCGGCCATAACCTTGGACAACCTGAACGGCATCGTGGATGCGGACAAAACCGCCCTGAGCCTGGGAGCTGGCGTCACGGCTGCCTACGACACGAAGAACGCAGGCACGGGCAAAACGGTCAATTACAGCGGCCTGACCCTGGGCGGGGACAAGGCCGGGAACTATTCCCTGGCCGCTGAGGGAAGCATCAGCAACGCCAGCATCACCGCCCGGGACATCACCGCCACAGTGGCCGACCTTAGTCCCAAGACATATGACGGACAGACGGCAGTGAACAATGTAACCGCTATTTTGGATAATACCGTGGAAGGCGACGCTATCAGCGCCACCGCCAGCGGCAGCTACGCCGATAAGAATGCCGGCACGGATAAGGCCGTGACCTATAACAGCTTCACCCTGAGCGGAGCAGATAAGGACAACTATAACCTGACTACTACCAGCTATACCGGCAAAGGCAGTATCACTGCTCGTGACATTACCGCCACGGTAGCCGACCTTGACGCCAAGACCTACGATGGTCAGACGGCAGTGAACAATATTGCCGCCACCCTGAATAATACCGTGGAAGGCGACGCTATCAGCGCCACCGCCAGCGGCAGCTACGCTGATAAGAATGCCGGCACGGATAAGGAAGTGACTTATAACAGCTTCACCCTGAGCGGAGCAGATAAGGGTAACTATAACCTGACTACTACCAGCTATACCGGCAAGGGCAGCATCACCGCCCGTGATATCACCGCCACGGTGGCCGACCTTGACGCCAAGACCTACGATGGTCAGACGGCGGTGAACAATGTAACCGCTATTTTGGATAATACCGTGGAAGGCGACGCTATCAGCGCCACCGCCAGCGGCAGCTACGCCGATAAGAATGCCGGCACGGATAAGGCCGTGACCTATAACAGCTTCACCCTGAGCGGCGCGGACAAGGATAACTATAACCTGACCACCACCAGCTACGCAGGCAAGGGCAGCATCACTGCTCGTGACATTACCGCCACGGTAGCTGACCTTGACGCCAAGGTATATGATGGACAGACGGCAGTGAACAATATTGCCGCCACCCTGAATAATACGGTGGAAGGCGACACGGTCAGCGCTACCGCCAGCGGCAGCTACGCCGATAAGAATGCCGGCACGGATAAGGCCGTGACCTATAACAGCTTCACCCTGAGCGGTGCGGACAAGGATAACTATAACCTGACCACCACGAGCTACGCAGGCAAGGGCAGTATTACGACGGCGCCCATCACCTTTAAGGCCAATGACTATACCAAGACTTACGACGGCAACACGGATGCTCCGGGGGCAACCTACAGCATCACCCAGGGCCAGCTCTTTGACGGTGACCAGGCCAGCGGCGGCACCTTTGCCTTTACAGATGCCAACATCGGTACGGGCAAGACACTCACCCTCAGCGATATCACCATTGCGGACGGCAACGAGGGCAGAAACTACGCCATTACCTACCAAAACAGCACCAACAGCACCATCAAGTTTTCCGACAGCGGCAACAGCCTCCAGCAGTTTGAAGAAGCCACCCATGTCACGGATCCCAATGTCCAAAGCAAGGCCGCAACGGCTGCACCGGACGCACCGGCTGACAACAGTGAGGCACCCAAAGCCGACAGTGACGGCCTGCTCACCCTGGAAAACAACGGCGTGAACGCTCCTGACTCCATGGATACGGAAGCCATCGCTGCACAGCAGCAGGGGGAAAACGCCAGTACCGACAAGAAACGCCAGAAAGCAGAAAATAATGAATAA
- a CDS encoding non-ribosomal peptide synthetase, with amino-acid sequence MAKSTLEKMGPAASAALAAQERFNDTASSFPFVPVSLQIHRQAEAHPDQVAVIAAGRRLTYGELDRRSNILANFLLERLGRGGAKACRDMIVGVALERTELAYVAEQGILKAGAAFLPFVTSYPDERIKYCLQDAGASLLLTSRALKDVRPGLAGDYEILAVEELLAAGDDSYPGQVEIGREDLAYVIYTSGSTGKPKGVMIEQGNLANYVQRDEKSIEIMHYARPGRIALAMAAFSFDVSVVEEFVPLSNGCTVCLATEAEIHDPFLLSAAMQEHQVNGLTCTPTFLLSVLNIPECREALQGVDFYDIGAEAFPAGLFGKLRELRPDSVILNVYGPTECTMGCAASLMESEGEIVVGGPIVNTKFYVMSPQGDFLPIGEKGELIICGDCVGRGYINLPDKTAKAFFTLEGLRAYHSGDLASWTEAGTIRIHGRIDNQVKLRGFRIELDEIEKVMAEYPQVDTCAVKVLQRAGMSDYLAGYYTSTEEISQEALLAFMKERLPEYMLPAALLRLEQMPQTVNGKIDRKELPSVEPVQARTAYVAPRNDNERYISAAFAQVLRLEEGSVGCEDDFFQLGGDSLSAMLLVSRLSQKGISSADVFSLRTVERLAALLEERGEAESLEEIDDRERLRPHRLSPMQVEMVDNQFAKVKSTMFNNMSYLFRFPQETDPERLRQAVNEAIGNHPALAMTIGFNDDNELVQTYTPGILSEVQYEYMSDLEIIRLARGLVQPFVIFNAPLLRLRLFRSPKYTYMFFDVHHLAMDGSSLGLVLADITRAYRGESLPRDYYCAYLAAEEKLCNSPQYEEDKEYFLKAYGGFDWCSIPEPDQRESLKLEARQRRVQLPFDEEDLVEAEERWHASRSVMAIGAALQALHEFTGRRYIMSNWIFNNRLGSYAANSVGMLIKNLPVGVDMEKAKDTGELLAEVKRQVTEGIAHSSYDYFVAKDRPFLDDPMEVNYQLNINADDLAELKPFSLPLDNQYCAPGARLELEFLENDNNSGCFESEFEWAGNIFTTEKIVAFHNLYMEKFIEIVHG; translated from the coding sequence ATGGCAAAAAGCACCTTGGAAAAGATGGGGCCTGCCGCCTCTGCGGCTTTGGCGGCCCAGGAAAGATTCAACGATACAGCCAGCAGCTTTCCCTTTGTGCCCGTGTCTCTGCAGATCCACCGCCAGGCGGAAGCGCATCCTGACCAGGTGGCGGTTATTGCGGCGGGGCGCAGGCTGACCTATGGGGAGCTGGACCGCAGGTCAAATATTCTGGCCAATTTCCTGCTGGAAAGGCTGGGCCGGGGCGGGGCTAAGGCCTGCCGGGACATGATCGTGGGGGTGGCTTTGGAGCGCACGGAGCTGGCCTATGTGGCAGAGCAGGGCATCCTGAAGGCGGGGGCGGCTTTCCTGCCCTTCGTGACCTCCTATCCTGATGAGCGCATCAAATATTGCCTGCAGGATGCAGGGGCCTCCCTGCTGCTTACTTCCCGGGCCCTCAAGGATGTCCGGCCGGGACTGGCGGGGGATTATGAAATCCTGGCGGTGGAGGAGCTGCTGGCAGCTGGCGACGACAGCTATCCCGGGCAGGTGGAGATAGGCCGGGAGGACCTGGCCTATGTCATCTATACCTCCGGCTCCACCGGCAAGCCCAAGGGTGTCATGATTGAGCAGGGGAACCTGGCCAATTATGTGCAGCGGGATGAAAAATCCATCGAAATCATGCACTATGCCCGGCCCGGGCGCATTGCCCTGGCCATGGCGGCTTTTTCCTTTGACGTTTCCGTGGTGGAGGAATTCGTGCCCCTGAGCAATGGCTGTACCGTCTGCCTGGCCACTGAGGCGGAGATACATGACCCCTTCCTGCTGTCTGCCGCCATGCAGGAGCATCAGGTCAATGGCCTCACCTGCACTCCCACTTTCCTGCTCAGCGTGCTGAATATTCCCGAATGCAGGGAAGCCTTGCAAGGGGTGGATTTCTATGATATCGGGGCCGAGGCTTTTCCTGCCGGGCTCTTTGGCAAGCTGCGGGAGCTGCGGCCCGACAGCGTGATCCTGAACGTCTACGGCCCCACGGAATGCACCATGGGCTGCGCCGCGTCCCTGATGGAGTCGGAAGGGGAAATCGTGGTGGGCGGCCCCATCGTGAATACGAAGTTCTATGTCATGAGCCCCCAGGGAGACTTCCTGCCCATCGGCGAAAAGGGAGAGCTGATTATCTGCGGGGACTGCGTGGGGCGGGGCTATATCAACCTGCCGGACAAGACAGCCAAGGCCTTTTTCACTTTGGAGGGGCTCCGGGCCTATCACAGCGGGGACCTGGCTTCCTGGACGGAGGCGGGCACCATCCGCATTCATGGCCGCATTGACAATCAGGTGAAACTGCGTGGCTTCCGCATCGAGCTGGACGAGATCGAGAAGGTGATGGCGGAATATCCCCAGGTGGATACCTGCGCCGTGAAGGTACTGCAGAGGGCGGGCATGTCCGATTACCTGGCGGGGTACTATACTTCAACGGAAGAAATCAGCCAGGAGGCTCTGCTGGCCTTCATGAAGGAACGGCTGCCGGAGTACATGCTGCCTGCCGCCCTGCTGCGGCTGGAGCAGATGCCCCAGACCGTCAATGGCAAGATTGACAGGAAAGAGCTGCCTTCCGTGGAGCCGGTGCAGGCCAGGACGGCCTATGTGGCTCCCCGCAATGACAACGAAAGATATATCAGTGCCGCCTTTGCCCAGGTGCTGCGCCTGGAGGAGGGCTCCGTGGGCTGTGAGGATGATTTCTTCCAACTGGGGGGAGATTCCCTTTCGGCCATGCTGCTGGTTTCCCGGCTCAGCCAGAAGGGCATCTCCAGCGCAGACGTGTTTTCCCTGCGTACTGTGGAGCGGCTGGCGGCCCTGCTGGAGGAGCGGGGGGAGGCAGAGTCTCTGGAGGAAATCGATGACCGGGAGAGACTCAGGCCTCACCGGCTGTCCCCCATGCAGGTGGAAATGGTGGACAACCAGTTTGCCAAGGTCAAGTCCACCATGTTCAACAATATGTCCTACCTCTTCCGCTTTCCCCAGGAAACTGACCCCGAAAGACTGCGCCAGGCGGTGAATGAGGCCATAGGCAATCATCCGGCCCTAGCCATGACCATCGGCTTCAACGATGACAATGAGCTGGTGCAGACCTATACTCCTGGCATCCTTTCCGAAGTGCAGTACGAATACATGAGCGATTTGGAAATCATCAGGCTGGCCCGGGGGCTGGTGCAGCCCTTTGTGATCTTCAATGCGCCCCTGCTGCGGTTGCGCCTCTTCCGCTCCCCCAAGTACACCTATATGTTCTTTGACGTGCACCATCTGGCCATGGACGGCTCTTCCCTGGGGCTGGTGCTGGCGGATATCACCAGGGCCTATCGGGGAGAGAGCCTGCCCCGTGACTACTACTGTGCCTATCTGGCCGCCGAGGAAAAGCTCTGCAACTCCCCCCAGTATGAGGAGGACAAGGAATATTTCCTCAAGGCCTACGGAGGCTTTGACTGGTGCAGCATTCCGGAGCCTGACCAGAGGGAGTCCCTGAAGCTGGAGGCACGGCAGCGCCGGGTGCAGCTGCCCTTTGATGAGGAGGATCTGGTGGAGGCCGAGGAGCGCTGGCATGCCTCCCGCAGCGTCATGGCCATCGGCGCCGCCCTGCAGGCCCTACATGAGTTCACCGGCCGCAGGTACATTATGTCCAACTGGATTTTCAACAACCGCCTGGGCAGCTATGCCGCCAATTCCGTGGGTATGCTGATCAAGAACCTGCCCGTGGGGGTGGATATGGAGAAGGCAAAGGATACCGGGGAACTGCTGGCGGAGGTGAAGCGCCAGGTCACCGAGGGCATTGCCCATTCCAGCTACGACTACTTCGTAGCCAAGGACAGGCCCTTTTTGGATGACCCCATGGAGGTGAACTACCAGTTGAATATCAATGCCGATGATCTGGCAGAGCTAAAACCCTTCTCCCTGCCTCTGGACAATCAGTACTGTGCCCCCGGGGCCAGGCTGGAGCTGGAGTTTTTGGAGAACGACAACAACTCCGGCTGCTTTGAGTCAGAGTTTGAGTGGGCGGGCAATATCTTCACTACGGAAAAAATCGTGGCCTTCCACAACCTGTATATGGAAAAGTTCATCGAGATTGTGCATGGCTGA
- a CDS encoding PD-(D/E)XK nuclease family transposase, whose product MDSSKRMKRLYDAACKEVLSEQGIAAHIMKTCVKEFKDIPVKEIIRYIQGKPEVGTVLVNPQGEVTRIEGLQNESKSESEQTVTFDVRFTVTAPGTGETIKLIINLEAQNKFNPGYPLLKRGIYYCSRLISGQYGTVFVKSGYGKIQKVYSIWVCVSPTHNTEYSITSYHMSEKNIVGNVQAKRQHYDLLTVVMVCLGKKKYTELNGLLRLLNMMMVDNYLTKQEKRQILTDEFDIEITPELEKGVDKMCNLSEGIEKNGIDKGITIGREEGREEGRKQGQEDEKLASARRMIAKKKFTAEDISESVELPLDFIKKLMQEQPAH is encoded by the coding sequence ATGGATTCCAGCAAACGAATGAAACGGCTTTACGACGCTGCCTGTAAGGAAGTATTATCCGAGCAGGGCATTGCCGCCCATATCATGAAGACCTGTGTGAAGGAGTTCAAGGATATTCCCGTCAAGGAAATCATCCGCTACATACAGGGAAAGCCCGAGGTGGGCACAGTCCTGGTAAACCCGCAGGGCGAAGTTACCCGCATTGAGGGGCTGCAGAACGAAAGCAAGAGCGAGTCCGAGCAGACTGTAACCTTTGATGTGCGGTTTACGGTAACGGCGCCGGGCACCGGGGAAACCATCAAGCTCATCATCAACCTGGAAGCCCAGAACAAGTTCAATCCGGGCTATCCTCTTTTGAAGCGGGGCATCTACTATTGCAGCCGCCTGATTTCCGGCCAGTATGGCACGGTATTCGTCAAATCCGGCTATGGCAAGATTCAGAAGGTCTATTCCATCTGGGTATGCGTCAGCCCCACGCATAATACCGAGTACAGCATTACCAGCTACCACATGTCGGAAAAAAACATTGTGGGAAATGTTCAGGCCAAGCGTCAGCATTATGACCTGCTGACGGTGGTCATGGTCTGCCTGGGCAAAAAGAAATACACCGAACTAAATGGTTTGCTGCGGCTTCTCAATATGATGATGGTGGACAATTACCTGACCAAACAGGAGAAGCGGCAGATACTCACCGACGAGTTTGACATTGAGATTACTCCCGAACTGGAGAAGGGTGTGGATAAAATGTGCAATTTGAGCGAAGGCATTGAAAAGAACGGCATTGATAAGGGCATCACGATTGGCCGGGAGGAAGGACGTGAGGAAGGACGCAAGCAGGGACAGGAAGACGAAAAATTGGCCAGCGCCCGCCGCATGATTGCCAAGAAAAAATTTACTGCGGAGGATATCAGCGAGTCTGTGGAACTTCCATTAGATTTCATAAAAAAACTTATGCAGGAACAACCTGCGCATTAA
- a CDS encoding ShlB/FhaC/HecB family hemolysin secretion/activation protein, translating to MKIISARRRKSTKSLAAYMAAAALLAVPFTVEAAPAVPDPGKEVRQPAEQGKTDIRSSLPENTSSAAQGTKFTLTKIRTEHEGMKLADEGLAAITQPLLGREITASELNAAVEELTKYARSHGYPAAIAYIPEQTAVDGDLRIAFAPGRFSGIRTESQGVLKEKVAHRPLAGLKSGDIIETKKLEQSLRNLRDIPGIEANAVLSPGPEQGTSNLTVKVEPKDPATYILYAENYGSKAAGRYRYGLQADWKNLGGTGSRLNVGALISNGKQHGGNIAYEIPVGHSMTTLGVAYSHSDYELGSIWSQLGVEGKSDTVSLYGRTPLLNYYTNDLNLTYAVNYRKLRDEFNGMDIGDRHSTSFSLGLDGTARTTETVLHYNVAFHTGSVTPDSDIARKLADLQDTKGRFSKGTLDLTAIQKISGPFDVMLKLSGQKAASNLDSSEHIYLGGARGIRAYPQGEASGDEGILGNLELRYHTPVKGLTLSTYFDAGTVKAEKSRSGNTTLKGWGLGLTYSKPNDWFARVDYARRIGFADNLSRDAESRGRIWFMAGKVF from the coding sequence TTGAAAATTATAAGTGCAAGACGCAGAAAAAGTACCAAATCTCTGGCCGCTTATATGGCCGCCGCCGCTTTGCTGGCCGTCCCCTTTACGGTGGAGGCGGCCCCTGCCGTTCCTGACCCCGGGAAGGAAGTCCGCCAGCCCGCCGAACAGGGTAAGACGGATATCCGCAGCAGCCTGCCGGAAAACACCAGCAGTGCCGCTCAGGGCACTAAATTCACCCTGACCAAAATCCGCACGGAACACGAGGGGATGAAACTGGCAGACGAGGGCCTTGCGGCCATCACCCAGCCCCTGCTGGGCCGTGAAATCACCGCCAGCGAACTCAATGCCGCCGTGGAAGAACTGACCAAATACGCCCGTTCCCACGGCTACCCCGCAGCCATTGCCTACATCCCCGAACAGACGGCTGTGGACGGTGATTTGCGCATCGCCTTTGCTCCCGGGCGTTTCAGCGGCATCCGGACGGAAAGCCAGGGCGTCCTCAAGGAAAAAGTGGCCCACCGTCCTTTGGCCGGGCTGAAAAGCGGTGACATCATCGAAACCAAGAAGCTGGAACAGTCCCTGCGCAACCTGCGGGATATCCCCGGCATTGAAGCCAACGCCGTCCTTTCTCCCGGGCCTGAGCAGGGCACCAGCAATCTCACGGTGAAGGTGGAGCCAAAAGATCCGGCCACCTATATCCTCTACGCGGAAAACTACGGCAGCAAGGCCGCAGGCCGCTACCGCTACGGCCTGCAGGCAGACTGGAAGAACTTAGGCGGCACCGGCAGCCGCCTCAATGTGGGGGCGCTGATTTCCAACGGGAAACAGCATGGCGGCAATATCGCCTACGAGATTCCCGTGGGGCACAGCATGACCACGTTGGGCGTGGCTTACAGCCATTCCGACTACGAGCTGGGCAGCATCTGGAGCCAGCTGGGGGTGGAGGGCAAATCCGACACCGTAAGCCTTTACGGCAGAACGCCCCTGCTGAACTATTATACCAATGACCTGAACCTGACCTATGCAGTCAACTACCGCAAACTCAGGGACGAATTCAACGGCATGGACATCGGTGACCGCCATTCCACCTCCTTCAGCCTTGGGCTGGACGGCACTGCGCGGACAACGGAAACTGTCCTCCATTATAACGTGGCCTTCCATACCGGAAGTGTCACCCCCGATTCGGACATAGCCCGGAAGTTGGCGGATCTGCAGGACACCAAGGGCAGATTTTCCAAGGGGACACTGGACCTTACCGCCATCCAGAAAATCTCCGGCCCCTTCGACGTCATGCTGAAGCTCTCCGGTCAGAAAGCCGCCAGCAACCTGGACAGCAGCGAGCATATCTACCTGGGCGGCGCCAGAGGCATCAGGGCTTACCCCCAGGGCGAAGCCTCCGGCGACGAGGGCATCTTAGGCAATCTGGAACTGCGCTACCATACCCCCGTCAAGGGCCTGACTCTTTCCACCTACTTCGATGCCGGCACGGTGAAAGCCGAAAAGTCCCGGAGCGGCAACACCACCCTGAAAGGCTGGGGCCTGGGCCTGACCTACAGCAAGCCCAATGACTGGTTTGCCCGTGTCGACTACGCCCGCCGCATCGGCTTTGCCGACAACCTCTCCCGCGACGCGGAGAGCCGCGGCCGCATCTGGTTTATGGCCGGGAAGGTATTCTGA